The following coding sequences lie in one Maribacter forsetii DSM 18668 genomic window:
- a CDS encoding nuclear transport factor 2 family protein, giving the protein MKQILNFAFVSVIFCLNSYAQQGTEVYLTDLNWSNDSLKIGTPINISNNEGYDNQPSFFSDEKILFAATRNSQTDIILFDINDKKTTWLSNTPNGSEYSPLKIPGRDAVSAVRLDEDGLQRLYEYNIKTGESKVLIPDLKVGYHVWYTKDIIVCTVLIENRMDLVVYNLKENTHYTAQKNVGRSLHKIPNSELISFIAKVDENATITSLNPYSKEKKDIITLLGDSEDISWMNDGRLINAYESIILSFNPKVDTEWKLASQINDPDVNGISRLAISPKGNYLSFVSKDSQKRIVDKQVETFNARDVQAFANCFSKNVVVKNYPKDTLYVGREILKEKYQNFYDRTPNIDVKVSSRIHLGKTIIDQEQITIGDRQFHQVAIYEVDGLINSMTFLKDTSIDKNPEVPVQHQLEAYNAKDINAFLSPYAKDVKVYGANGELKTEGIENMRNDYDRFFSTTTDLHCETKNRIVIGNIVIDEEFITIQGDSYTAIGIYEIENNKIAKVTFLH; this is encoded by the coding sequence ATGAAACAAATTCTCAATTTTGCATTTGTAAGTGTTATTTTCTGCCTTAACTCTTATGCCCAACAAGGCACTGAAGTTTATCTGACCGATTTAAATTGGTCAAATGATTCTTTAAAAATTGGAACTCCAATAAATATTTCTAACAATGAAGGCTATGATAATCAGCCTTCATTTTTTTCTGATGAAAAAATTCTTTTTGCTGCTACTAGAAATAGTCAAACAGATATTATTCTATTTGATATAAACGATAAAAAGACAACTTGGCTTTCCAATACACCCAATGGCAGTGAATATTCTCCATTGAAAATTCCGGGTAGAGATGCCGTTTCTGCAGTTCGTTTAGATGAAGATGGGTTACAACGTTTATATGAGTATAATATAAAGACAGGTGAATCAAAGGTTTTAATACCAGATTTAAAAGTGGGTTATCATGTTTGGTATACTAAAGATATCATCGTATGTACGGTATTAATTGAAAATCGTATGGATTTGGTAGTGTATAACCTAAAGGAGAACACCCATTATACTGCACAAAAAAATGTAGGTAGGTCGTTGCATAAAATTCCGAATTCTGAACTTATAAGTTTTATAGCAAAAGTTGATGAGAATGCCACAATTACATCACTAAACCCTTATTCTAAAGAAAAAAAGGATATCATAACCCTTTTAGGGGATAGCGAAGATATTTCTTGGATGAACGATGGTCGATTGATTAATGCCTATGAATCCATAATTCTGTCTTTTAATCCCAAAGTGGATACAGAATGGAAATTAGCATCCCAAATCAATGATCCAGATGTCAACGGAATCTCTAGATTAGCGATTAGTCCAAAAGGAAATTACCTAAGTTTTGTTTCTAAAGATTCACAAAAAAGAATTGTTGACAAGCAAGTAGAAACGTTTAATGCGCGAGACGTACAAGCATTTGCCAATTGTTTTTCGAAAAATGTTGTGGTAAAAAACTACCCAAAGGACACTCTGTACGTTGGGCGGGAAATTTTAAAGGAAAAGTATCAAAACTTTTATGACCGTACGCCAAATATTGATGTAAAAGTATCTTCTAGAATTCATTTGGGAAAGACTATTATAGATCAAGAACAGATAACCATTGGCGATAGACAATTTCATCAAGTTGCCATTTATGAGGTTGACGGACTTATAAATAGCATGACTTTCTTAAAAGATACGTCAATCGATAAAAATCCAGAAGTACCTGTACAACATCAACTTGAAGCTTATAATGCTAAAGACATCAATGCCTTTTTAAGTCCTTACGCTAAAGACGTGAAAGTTTATGGTGCTAACGGCGAACTAAAAACAGAGGGTATTGAAAATATGCGAAATGACTATGATCGCTTTTTTAGTACTACCACAGACCTTCATTGTGAAACTAAGAATAGGATTGTAATTGGTAACATAGTTATTGATGAAGAATTCATAACCATACAAGGGGATTCTTATACTGCAATAGGTATTTATGAAATTGAAAATAATAAAATAGCCAAGGTTACTTTTTTACATTGA